The Paenibacillus wynnii DNA window GTGCTCTCCAGTCCAATGATATTGGCTAAGTCTTGTCACGATATGGATCTGATCCGTTGGATTGTCGATGCGGATTGCACAAAGGTCAGTTCCTTTGGTTCTTTAGGCCATTTTCGGATCGACAATGCGCCTGCAGGGTCGACTGATCGATGTACGGATGGCTGTGAGGTGGAACATACCTGTCCATATTCAGCTTTGCCATTCTACATGCAGGATCTTGAATTAAATCCTTTTGCAGCACTCATAGCAGATCCGCCTACCGAAACGAATAGAATGAACGCTATAATGGAAGGTCCCTATGGCAAATGTGTCTATCGAACAGATAATAATGTAGTGGATCATCAAACAGTAAATATGGAATTTGAGAATGGAGTTACCGTTATTTTCAGTATGTGCGGGTTTACTCGTGATATCAATCGTACCGTCCAAATCATGGGGACCCAAGGGGAAATTCGCGGTGATTTACTAAGAGGCTCTATTGATCTGTTTGAATTTTCTTCAGGTACACAGACTGTCTTCTATACCCCAACCAGTAGTAGTGGGCATCAAGGAGGCGACGATGGGATCATGCGGCAATTCCTGTCCGACCTCCGGCATGAACGATATATGGATACCCTGACTTCTGCGGAAGCCTCTCTGGAAAGTCACCTCATGGCCTTCGCTGCCGAGGAATCCAGACGTAGGGAAGGCGCCGTTGTTGACATGAAACTCTTCCGTCAATCCTTTGTGGCAACAGTTCATTAACAATCATGTTATAAAGAAGCTGTCCCAAGCCAATGCTTTGGGGCGGCTTCTTTTTTTTTAACGAGGATCACGGTATCGCATGCATGGGGACCCGCAAACAAAACGTTGTTCCAATCGCCCCCCAGTCCAAATTTTATTTAATCCCCTGAAGCGAGTTTGTTGATTCCTCACGGACTCAGGAGGCGCTATTTGGAGTAAAATCCACGTTTTTGCTTTCTTGCGGACTCAGATGACTCTATCCGCTCTCATCGCATTCCGAATACACCTAAAACGGAGAAATAGTAGCGCTGGTGTCCATAAACTTCCTCTAACAAGAGGAAAAGACACTAATAAGTGCACTCCAGTCCGTTAGCGTGAACCATCCACTTCACCAGACCATGCGAATCAGTTCACCCAGATCCATCCACTATGAATGGAGTGACGAACTGCGCCTTCTTCCGTAAACTAAAAAATCCGGGCAGCGACCCTCCAAAAATGGAGAGTCGCCGCCCGGCGTTACAGGCCTAGATTATTCGAAACGAATCTCATCGATCCAGACTGTGCTGTTGCCTCCATGCCAGAATGACATTTCCAGCTGTCCGGGGCTGATACGGTTCACACCTTTCGCCACCAAATCAATTGCAATATCCTTGTAGCCGGTTGTTATCGCATCCCCGCTGAAAGCCGCAAGTGTTTGAGTCACTCCGCCGATCGTGAGCTGAATATGGTTCTGTTCACCTCCGCTTGCGCCTTTGATGCGAATCACCAGCTTCGAGTAGCTCCCTATGCTCTCGCTGACCGTAGAGCCAAGCCATCCGTTGTTGTTGTATTGAAGCTTTAAAGCACCGGATTCAATGACACCTACATTGTTTACAAAACTGTTGGCGCTGGACCATTGGCCGAGATCGTTCGTTCCCGGCCAGACCGGTGAATTGTCGAAGTTATCCAGAAGCAAGCTGTTCGTTCCTCCGGCAATAGTCGTTACATTAATCCCTACGCTGGCTGCCGACAGATTGCCCGCTGCGTCCCTTGCTTTGACGGTATACGTATAGGCCGTGTTGGAATTTAAGCCACTGTCCGTAAAGCTGGTCGCAGCAGATGTGCCCGTTTCATTCCCGTTTCTGTAGATCACATACTGCGCAACTCCGATATTGTCCGTCGAAGCGCTCCATGTCAAGCTTACGGTGCTTGATGTTTTACCAGATACGCTCAAATTCGCCGGAGCAGTTGGCGCTTGCGTATCGCCGACACTGCCGCCGCTAATCTGAATACGGTCAAAATCGGGCGCCCATCCTGTCGGATTGGAGAAATGGATCGTGTTGTTGCCTGCATTCAGCTGAATCTGTGTCTGTACGGTGCCAACCGTAGTCCAGCTCCCTGTGCTGGGTAGATTGACCGTGGAAGGCGACCCTCCGTTTACACGCAATTGCGCGGAACGGGCCTCGCCGCTAAGGTATGATATCGTCATTGTATAAGTTCCCGGTGCCGATACATTGATGCCGTTGAATTGTAATGTGCCGTCATTGTTTCCCACATACCCTACTTTCGAACCGCCCGAAGACGAAGTGCTTGCGGAAACTGCCGCTGCTCCGGTTAGTGTGTTGTTTGTGGCCTCCGCTTCGTATGACGTCAAAGTACCGCCTCCGGAAGCGTTGGTGGTCGCACTGACGGAGCTGCTTGGACCCGATACATTCCCACTCTCATCCTTGGCTCTGACCGTGTAGCTGTAGCTCGTATTTGCGCTTAACCCGGTATCCGTAAAGGAAGTTGCGGTCGCAGAGCCTGCCAGAGCGCCGCCGCGGTAAATATCATAACCGGTTACACCTACGTTGTCGGTTGAAGCCGACCACGTCAGACTGATGCTGCTCGAGGTCTTTCCGCTCACAGCCAGATTTCCCGGGACGCTCGGCGCCTGGGTATCCGTGCTTCCTCCGCCACTGTACCCGCCGTCATATGGTGTTTGAGTCAGGCTGTACGAAAGCGTATTGTCCGGCTTCAGACTGTCGAAAGGTGCGATATTCTGATTCGCAGGGTCCATACCGATCCCCACTTTACCAAGCGGTGTTCTGCCTCCGGCATAATAGTTGGTATTGGCAAATCTGACGCTTGGCTTATAACCGTAAGGGTCAAGAATAGAAAGTGCCAAAGTGTAAGTTCCCGCCGTCAAATTGGAGGGAATAGCGAATGTACCAGAAACCTGCTGTACTGCCGGGGCTTGATTATATCGGCGTGTCGAGCTGTTCCAATCGTCGCCCGGCATCCAATTCCGAATGTCCACGTTGCTAAAAATACCTTTCCAGGCCACGGTACGATCGCTTCTCAGCAAGCTGGCTTCCACAGGCCAATTATAATAGAATGGCGCCGACCCTTTGTTCACAACTTGAAAGGCTACGTTCATCGACCCGCCGGGCTGTACGCTGCCAGAAAAAGTCGCCTGATTGATGACGAACCGATAGCCGAATTCCTTCTGCATCAACGCCGCACCCTGCGAAACGGCGGAATTACCGGCATCGTACAGATCTATCCATCCGAGGCTGGTTGTATGCGTCTTTTTGATCCAATCGATGACGTAGTTCCGATGGTTCGGATCGCTTAATGTATCATTCGGTGAATCACCGGGCTGGATCTCCTTCTGTCCCCAATCATAGGCTACCTCACCGCCGTTGACCTGCGTTCTCCAGACATTTCTTGCAGTAATGCCTTCCCCTCCTGCCAGATCATCGATTAATGCGAAAGAATCCCACAGGAATCCAAAGTTGAAATTCTGGAATGTATCGGGATACCTTACCTGAACCTTTTTGTTCTGAAAAGCTTGCGCCGCGGCGTTGCCTAACGCTGTCTGAAAGCTGAGCGGAATCCGGTCTGTTCCGTCGGCAAGCTTATCCGGCCAGATATGATGTTCTCCCCAATTCCCCCAAAGTCCGAGCTCGATATAGGCCACTCTCGGATCATTGTCCCAGGCTTGACCAAGCTTCTGGATGAAAGCTGTCAGACGATTTTTTAATACATCTGACGTCCATTGCGTCGTTACATCTCCATGGGTGACGCCTTCCGGCCAATATTCCCCCCCGTTCGGATACACGATGAACACGCGGGGAATCACCTTTTTATTTTGACTTTCAATGCCTGCCCAAGCCGTATTACTCCAATCCTTGATCTTCTGAACGGAATCCGACGCTGCGTTTTCCAAATCTGTGTATTTGATGTAGTGTTTGAACACAGTTCCATATTCCTGATTCGAGAACCCGGTGTCATTCATGAACCGAGTAGGCCTGAATCCCTTTAAGGGGTTTTTAAAAGCCTCTTGCGTTTCCGTCAGATTCACAGTGATCGGACCGACGGCTGCTGACGCCGAATCAAGTAATGCTACCGCCCATGAACCTCCAGTTAGTAAAATAAAAGATAATAAAATGGTAAACGCTTTCATAAGCGGCTTCGAAAAACTACTTTTCATCAATCATCCCTCCTATGTTTTTTAAAGTTTGCACAAATAATTTGCGCAAATTATTTGCGTCTAGAGTATATTCTAACATCGTTAGTTCCGTCAATCAAAATAATCCCGAATGTAATTTCAAACGCCAAATAACCGTCCACAGACTGTAATGAGATCTGAGAGACGGCTATTTCGTAATTTTTCGTAGTCTTAAACCTTGCTTAACACTCTGGCGCATGATTCTCGTACGATCAGCTCAGTCTTTAAACTGATGCTGACTTCCGCAATATTTTTGTTCTTGATCAATTCTGTAAGTACTTTCACAATGATGGAGCTAATATCGTATCTGAACCTTCGAACGGTCGTTAAAGGCGGAACCATGAACTCCGATAGCTTCAAATCATCAAAACCAACTAAGGAGACATCCCTAGGTATACGGATGTTCAGCTCGGCCAAGCCCTTAATCGCCCCAAAGGCAATGATGTCATTCAACGTAAAAATCGCGGTTATAGACGGTTCTTCTATCATCAATTGCTTCACTGCCTCATATCCATGAGCAGGATCAAATGCTCCCATTACGACATTGCTTTCAACCCATGGGAGCTTAAAATCGTGAAATGCATCTTTGCATCCGTCGAGACGGTTTACATTCACCAGATGATTTTTAGGCCCCGCAATAATCCCGATTTTCTGATGACCCAATCCATGCAAATATTGAATCACCTCATAAGCGCCTTTACGGTTATCATAGTCAATATAGTTGTGACCGCTCTTATAGGTTCTTCCATTCGTAAGCAAATACGGAATTCCGAGTCTCTCAAGCTCTTCAAACAACTTGTCATTGACAAAGGGGTCAAATATGATAGCTGCGTCTACTTTCCCCTCGCCCAAAAGCTTATATGCTGGAGAGGACTGCAAGTCTGTGCTGTGTTTCATAATATTAATCTGATGACCGTATGCTTCAAATTCTTCCTTTAGGTGATTTAAATCGGCAGAGGTAGACGGGTCATTATCGAAGAAATCATTATTGCCTGGCACGATTACGGCTATAATATAGGGGATGCCTGCCAGCTCGGAGGGAGAGACACCCGGTTTTAAATGTTCATTGGCAATTCCCAAAACTTTCCTGCGAGTCTCCTCACTGAAATTGCCTTGATTGTTTATAATCCTGGACACTGTACTAATCGAAACGTTTGCCTTTTTTGCGATTTCTTTAAGTTTGATATGTACCCCTCCAATCCCTACGAAACTTTTTGCACAACAAAGAAATTATAGCGTTTATTAGCATATCCAGTCAATCATGATGAGTAACCCAGCCATAATAAAAACTCCTCTCCAGAACTTGTGGTTAGACAAGCTGGAAAGGAGTTTTATCGTCGTGATCTACCGCCTATTTACACCTTTACCCAGCTGTACATATTCTGCTCCTTGAGCCGGATCAGCACCTTGCCAAATCGCCCGCCTTGGCTTATCGTCACGGGTCCGTCCCCATAGGTACGGCGTACATAATCGGTAACGATCTTCCGTGAAGCTTCGTTCGGCACCGCATGATGATTCTGCAGCACCGCCATTACCTCTTCGATCGCTGCTTCCGGGGAGAGTTCCGTGGTCTTCATCTCCCGGGTCACGATTGATTCATAGGAATATCCCTTCAGATAGAGCAGATGCAGGAGATATGCCATATCCGAAGCTTCCGCCCCGCTCTTCCGGACGGGAAGCAGCGGCAGCACCTCGTTCATGAGACTGTGCTGTGATCCGCCCGCTGGTAAACTGATGTAACAGAACTGGCGCGCGCAGCTTAGAACTCTCTCCACACTGTCCCAATCGACGATCGTCGGACACATGGACACGAAAACCAGGTCAAAGGCCTGCTCCCAACCTCTGTCCGCCAAGTCGATATCCTCAAATGCCTCCGGCACAATGCTTACTCTCACCCGATCCCGGTTAAGCTCCGCAGTATTGGCTTCAAGTAATTCCACCAAGGGAATGCACGGTTCAACAGCCGTTACGCTTGCTCCACGCTCTGCAAAAGGAACGGAAAATCCCCCTGAAGCCGCACCGATATCCAGCACCGAAAGTCCACCAAAATCAACGCCCTGCCCTTCGTTCCAACCGACGATCCGCTCAGCCCGGCGCCTCCCCGCTTCACTAAATACCTCTTCATTAAAAGCCTTCGCTTTATGATCGAAACTGTGGGCAAAGTCGATCCCCATTCGTTTCATTTTGTTGCCCATGGCCTTTGGATCCGCTTTCCAAGCCTGTTCCCATACCTGTACATTAAATAAATCCTGTGTCATATTCGTTCATTCCTCTCTTATTATGATCTTTCTCTGCAGCAATCAAAGACTTAATAGACTTGTTATATCTACAATTAGGCTATAAAAAATATGACTCACGGACGGCACACCGTTATTAACGGTGTGCCCCTTCCTCTAGGTTTGCTGCAAGCTCGGACAGCTTTTTATTACGCAAATAATTCTCCATTTGCTGCTCGGCCTCCACCATTTCCCGCTGGATCAGGCACTCGGACGGGTGATTCAGCGAACAATCGAACAAGGACGCCGTCCCTTCAATTGCATGGATGATGTCGAGGAACGAAATCTCTTCTTTTTTCCGTTTGAGCCTGTATCCACCGTTGGCACCAGACGCCGATTCGATGAGTCCCGCCTTCACCAACTTTGTCAGGATTTTGGACAAATAGGTTGGCGACACATCCTGCTTGGCCGCAAGCATCTGTACCCCAATGGGCTTATCTGGAGCCGAAGCTACCAGAAACAGCATCGTATGCAGGGCATAATTCGTTGCTTTGGAATACTTCACGAAACATCCACTCCGATCAAAGACTTTATTCATCCATAATAGCTTTTATTTCCCGGAATCGTCAAGTTTGACGCTCTCATTGAGCAGGAATGTAAGAACAAATCCAAGACCAGCCATAGCCGCGAGTATCCAAAATACAAGCTGAATCCCTAGCATCAACCCTCCCGAAAGAACAGTTGTATGATCAAGCGATACGGAAGTCATCACAGACACAAGCACCACCCCGCTCATCGAACCGCTTAACGAACGAAGCGTAATCGTCATCGGAGAAGCATGCTTGATCATGTTCGCCGGAACTTGAGTCATGGTAAACGCAGTAATTGGAGACATAATAAAGCCAATCTCAATCATAAACAGCGCGAACAGTAGCATTAACAGCAGAAACGGAGGCTCCAGCGGGATCATGACGGCCAGAAGCAATAGTGTAACGGTCATGCAGAGAAAAGAAATCCGGGTGAGCATCCTCGCGCCAAAACGATCGTAAAGTCTTCCCGAACAAAGTCCTGAGATCCCCATCAGCAGCGCACCCGGCAACAGCATCAGTCCCGACTCTCGCGGCGTCAGCCCCCTCACCTTCTGTGCATACAGCGGCAGAAACAGTTCCACCCCAATCATGACAAAAAACAAAATCACCCCGATGACCGAAGCATGTGTAAACATGCGGTAACGGAACAGACGAAAATCCAGCAAAGGTTCCGATAGTTTAAGCTGGCGCCCTATAAACACGGCGATCATACCGGATCCGGCAAGCAGAACGGCCCATGAAAATAAAGCGGATCCTCCTTGATCCCCAGCCGTACTTAAACCATACATCAGACCTGCAAATCCTAAAGAGGAATACATGACGGATCTAAGATCAAGCCGTGCCTCGCTCCGTTCGCCGACATTCCGCAGGGTAAACCAGGCGAGTACCAGATTGGCCATCGCTACCGGAAGTACGCCATAAAACAGAATTCGCCAGGAATGATGCTCCACCACTAACCCCGACAGGGCCGGCCCAAGCGCAGGCGCAAGTCCCATGACCAGGCCTACCAGACCCATAGCCAAGCCGATTTTTTCTTTGGGGAACACTCTTAGAATCGTCGTTTGGAACAGCGGCATCAGCAGTCCGGCCCCCGCCCCCTGAATCAACCTTCCGCTGAGCACCAGAGCAAAATCTGCAGAAACGGCTGCCAGCAGTGTACCGGTAATAAAGGCAGCCCCAGAAGCGAAGAACAGGGCTCTTGTAGAGAATCTCCCGAGTAAAAATCCCGCCACCGGCACCACGATGCCCGCTACAAGAAAATAAACCGTGATCAGCCATTGCCCCTTGTCCTCCTGAATTCCCAAATCCGTCATCATCCGTGGCAGTGCCGTGTTCAGCATCGTCTGCATCAGCTGAGCCAGAAAATTGGCGATTACCAGAGAAGCGACGATCAGCCCCGGTCGTGTTGGTGTTATTTGTTTCATGGCAACCTCGCTTCCACCCCCAAATTAAGATACATTAAAGATATATAATATCCGTAATTGAAACAATAAATAACGCAAAATCAATCAAGGACTTAATGTATCTATAATATACGCGATTAAGGGATATGTCAAGAACGTAATGGTTTTCCTCCCTCCGACAAACGGTTGTTAGTTGTTACAACTTATAGCGCCCACTGTAGTACTGCTTCGCATTAACGTATGATAGAAAAGTTATTTACAAAATTCGGATGTTACCGTAGTATAAGTAACTGTATTACGAGGGACTTTTTTGTATCATTTCAATTTTTTGTTATATAAGTAGTTTCTATAATGAATACACTGCTGGCCAGCTTGTATATATAAAAATATTTCATTATACAAAGAGGAGCGTATCTTATGGTAACAGATAATGGGCTTAAGGCCTTACGTATGGAACTTGATAAGATCGATGAGCAATTATTGGACAATATGAAGGCACGTCTCGATTGTTGTGTTCAAATTGCCTTGCATAAGCGTGAGCATAATATCCCCATGATGCAGCCAAGTAGGATCAACTTTGTCCAAGAACGAGCGGCTCGCTATGCTGAAGCACATCGTATCAGTCCAGATTTTTTGCGACAACTCTATACACTCATCATTTCTGAGACCTGCCGGGTTGAAGATGTCGTCATCGGCAATACGATTACAGGAGGACATAATTGATGTCAAAAGAGATTCAAACACTCCTAATCGACAATTATGATTCATTTACTTACAATTTATATCAGTTGATTAGTGAGGTAAATGGTAAACCTCCAATAGTTGTTCGAAATGATGTAGATTGGGAGACAATTCCACTGGAAGAGATAGATAACATCATTATCTCCCCAGGGCCAGGCAGACCAGACAGAGTGGAGGACTTTGGCATTTGTCCTACTGCGATACTCCATTCAGGGCTACCGGTTTTAGGAGTATGTCTGGGTCACCAGGGTATTGCACATGTGTTCGGAAGTCGTGTTATTCACGCTCCTGAACCTATGCATGGACGTGTATCGACTGTCTGTCATACAGAAATAGACATTTTTGCTGGTCTCCCCTCTCCTTTCTCCGTTGTGAGATACCATTCACTTGTTGCAACTGAATTAAGTGAAAACTTGGAAGCTATCGCGTGGAGCGAGGATGGCTTAGTGATGGGTCTACGACATCGTTCCTTTCCCATTTGGGGTGTGCAGTTCCACCCTGAATCCATCTGTAGTGAATTCGGGAAAGAATTGCTGTCCAATTTTCGTAACCTAACCCTTAATCATTCTCCAGGCTCAAATCAAGAAAACTACCAAGTTCATGTTCGTAAACTGGAGACTTTTCCTGATGCTGAAGTAACTTTCCGAGAATTATTCTCCAATTCTAAACATGCATTTTGGTTAGATAGTAGTAGTGTTATTGAAGGTTTATCACGTTTTTCATACCTCGGTGATGGTAACGGTGCACAAGCTGAGTATATTACGTATCGGGTTAGCGAAGGAGTAGTTAACATACACCGCAGTGGCCAAGAACCCTTATCCGTTCAACAGCCATTCTTTGATTATCTTGATGAACAAATGCGACTGCGCTCTACAACATCACCGGAAGGTCTACCTTTTGATTTTAATCTCGGCTATGTCGGATACATTGGTTATGAACTTAAAGCTGAGACCTGTGGAAGCATTCAGAATCAATCCGATGCCCCAGATGCAGCACTCCTTTTTGCAGATCGGACAGTTGTCCTCGATCATCTCGAAAAAACAACTTATTTGGTATGCCTCTCGGTTGGTGGAGATAATCATGAGGCAGTTGCTTGGTTCGATTCTATGGAGCAACGTTTAACTAAATTGCCTCCAGATGTAAATGATCAAGACAAATCATCAGTGCTCACGACGGTGCCCGATCACCATTTGACCATCAAGTTTCGCCATGACCATGATTCCTACATTCAATTAATTAATGAGTGCAAGGAGGAGATACGAAATGGTGAATCCTACGAAATCTGTCTAACAAACATGGCTACGGTACAAACTTCCATCAATCCATGGGCTACCTATTCTCATTTACGACGCATAAGTCCGGTTCCCTATGGTGCATTTTTACAATTTCCAGATGTGGCTGTACTTAGTGCCTCCCCAGAGAAGTTCCTAACTATTAACAAAGAACGTGTCGTTGAATCTAAACCAATCAAAGGTACACGCAAACGTGGAGCCACTGCTTCTGAGGATGAACAGTTACGTAATGAATTGCTTAATCAGGAAAAAGATCGTGCTGAGAACCTGATGATTGTAGATCTCGTTCGCAATGACCTAAACACAGTTTGTGCAGACAACTCAGTTCATGTTCCTCAAATGTTCTATGTCGAGACCTATAAGCCTGTACATCAGTTAATCTCAACGATTCGAGGCATTATACATCCTGATAAATCAACGGTAGATTGCTTGCAAGCAGCGTTTCCTGGTGGATCGATGACGGGTGCTCCAAAAATTCGTACGATGGAAATCATTGATCGTCTAGAAAGAGGGGCTCGTGGTGTCTATTCAGGAGGGATTGGGTGGTTTGCATTAAATGGTGCCGCAGACCTCAGTATCGTCATTCGCACCATCATCGTCAGTAAAGATAAGGTTACATTTGGGGTTGGTGGAGCTATTACCGCATTATCAGATCCAGAAGAGGAATTTGAAGAGACACAAATTAAGGCGCGGGCTATGATTTCAGCAATCGCAATGTCGAGTGTCGATACTATAGATCTCGCTGTATTAGTGGATTCATTATGAGCCAGATGATTCGTCGCTGCGTTATAGTTGGTGGAACCGGTGGTATTGGCGGCATGTTTGCAACCCTTTTGGCAGAGGCTGGTGTAGAAGTTTGCCTGATCGACCAGAATTATTTGATTGTAAATTTTGAGCTATTACAATGCGATATCACCTCGCCAACTCCTGCGGCAATATCAGTCATAAGAATGGCTGACATGGTGATTTTAGCGTTACCAGAGAGAGTCGCAATGAATGCTTTAGCCATTGTAAGCAATCTGATGAAACCTGAATCCCTGCTCGCACACACTCTTTCGGTACAGTTACCCATAGCAACGAAGATCGATTATTTGGGAATTTCCCTAGAGGTGGTCGGTCTGAACCCCATGTTTGCACCTAACTTAAGTATCGTGGGCCGTCCGGTCGCTGCCATCATCCATAATGAGGGTCCTCGTGTGGCTGAACTACTCCAATTATTATCGGATGTTGGGGCACGTGTTGTACGAATAGATGCCGAGGAACACGACCAATTGGTGGCGGCTATGCAAGCGCTCACTCATGCAAGTATAATTTCCTTTGGATTAGCGCTCTCTACTCTCAATGTCGATATTGCGAAACTAAGTTTACTTGCACCGCCTCCACATTCTACTATGCTTGCACTGTTAGCACGAATAAGTTCCGGAACACCAGAGGTATACTGGGATGTCCAAACTGCGAATCAACAAGCGTCCATGGCGCGTATTGCGTTGGTTAATGCTATCCATCGACTGAATGCGTTGACCACAAACGAGTCCGCTTTGGATGATTTCATTGATTTATTGAGTGAGACTCGTGAGGTTTTGGGTAACGAAATAACATCATATCAAGACCTCTGTGCACTGATCTTCAACGGATCGCAATCAGCAACACAGTAAAATTAACTATAATTCTATTAAGATACTCTACTTAATCACGAACAAAGAACTGCATGAGTTCCAATGCAGTTCTTTGACATATTACCTTATCGTTATCAAACAGATGTTATAAGCTCACCTAATGCCGCACGATTAGTAATTATTATTTTTTTATACTGCAAGTCTATCCACCCTTTTTGCTTGAAATCATTCAAAACCTTGGTCACCGTTACCCGATTTAATCCAAGACAAACCGCTAGTTCCTCATGTGAATAAGGTATGCATTTTTCACTAATTCCCTTATCTTTATTTGGATAAGCCGTTTCGTCCAATAGAAAACTAGCTACTTTTTCATAACGGTTATAAAAGGTGGAACGTTTTAACTGGTGAGACAAATGACTACATGTATTGGATAGCAGTTGAAAAAGGGTTACAGTAAGCTCTTGGGATTGACTAAGAAAAGGAAATAAATGTTCTAAAGTACATGAAACTAACTCTACCTCATTAACTGCATCTACCGTCGTTTGTCTCGTTGCTTGATATAAAAATGAAGATTCACCGAAAATTCGCCCCTTTTCCACAATCTCAAGCGTCAATTCCTCGCCTTCCTTTGATAAGTAGTATACTCTCACTCGTCCTTTTGTTATCAGATACAAGCGGTTAGCGTGGTCTCCCTGCATGTAGATATGCTCTCCCGAGTGGATACTAATACTACTCCCAGCCTGCTCAAAATAACTATACAAAGACTCAGGAACCTTTATAGATACCATTTTACCCTCCCGATTAAATTTACTAGATTGTAGCATATGCTACATTGAACGAATACACTTTATGTTATTTTTTGATATATATTCAAATCTTGAATTGGGGGATATACATGCAAAGAAGTAGACAATTAGGTTATTTATTTTCGATATTAGGAGGTACATGTTGGGCACTATCAGGTGTATGTGGGCAATATCTTTTTCAATACCATCAGTTAACTTCCGAGTGGTTAGTATCCGTTAGACTCATTTGTGCAGGTGTGATCCTGCTCTTACTACATATAATAAAGGGCCATGATATATTTGCTGTATGGACAGAAAAAAACGACATTAAGGATATTATTATTTTCGCAATATTC harbors:
- a CDS encoding RrF2 family transcriptional regulator — translated: MKYSKATNYALHTMLFLVASAPDKPIGVQMLAAKQDVSPTYLSKILTKLVKAGLIESASGANGGYRLKRKKEEISFLDIIHAIEGTASLFDCSLNHPSECLIQREMVEAEQQMENYLRNKKLSELAANLEEGAHR
- a CDS encoding LacI family DNA-binding transcriptional regulator, with the translated sequence MGGVHIKLKEIAKKANVSISTVSRIINNQGNFSEETRRKVLGIANEHLKPGVSPSELAGIPYIIAVIVPGNNDFFDNDPSTSADLNHLKEEFEAYGHQINIMKHSTDLQSSPAYKLLGEGKVDAAIIFDPFVNDKLFEELERLGIPYLLTNGRTYKSGHNYIDYDNRKGAYEVIQYLHGLGHQKIGIIAGPKNHLVNVNRLDGCKDAFHDFKLPWVESNVVMGAFDPAHGYEAVKQLMIEEPSITAIFTLNDIIAFGAIKGLAELNIRIPRDVSLVGFDDLKLSEFMVPPLTTVRRFRYDISSIIVKVLTELIKNKNIAEVSISLKTELIVRESCARVLSKV
- a CDS encoding class I SAM-dependent methyltransferase, giving the protein MTQDLFNVQVWEQAWKADPKAMGNKMKRMGIDFAHSFDHKAKAFNEEVFSEAGRRRAERIVGWNEGQGVDFGGLSVLDIGAASGGFSVPFAERGASVTAVEPCIPLVELLEANTAELNRDRVRVSIVPEAFEDIDLADRGWEQAFDLVFVSMCPTIVDWDSVERVLSCARQFCYISLPAGGSQHSLMNEVLPLLPVRKSGAEASDMAYLLHLLYLKGYSYESIVTREMKTTELSPEAAIEEVMAVLQNHHAVPNEASRKIVTDYVRRTYGDGPVTISQGGRFGKVLIRLKEQNMYSWVKV
- a CDS encoding Gfo/Idh/MocA family protein codes for the protein MKTIKLAVIGAGARGFLAYMPYVQRFPREVEVVAVAEPNEERRTRFAEALNLTPEQIYSTWEELLNQPKLCDALLICTQDQMHYQPTVAALKKGYHVLLEKPMSNNPMECVEMEKIAHEEGRLLSICHVSRYTPFWQKMKQLINDGLIGNVMSIQHNENVGYLHYAHSFVRGNWRNDVLSSPMILAKSCHDMDLIRWIVDADCTKVSSFGSLGHFRIDNAPAGSTDRCTDGCEVEHTCPYSALPFYMQDLELNPFAALIADPPTETNRMNAIMEGPYGKCVYRTDNNVVDHQTVNMEFENGVTVIFSMCGFTRDINRTVQIMGTQGEIRGDLLRGSIDLFEFSSGTQTVFYTPTSSSGHQGGDDGIMRQFLSDLRHERYMDTLTSAEASLESHLMAFAAEESRRREGAVVDMKLFRQSFVATVH
- a CDS encoding fibronectin type III domain-containing protein gives rise to the protein MKSSFSKPLMKAFTILLSFILLTGGSWAVALLDSASAAVGPITVNLTETQEAFKNPLKGFRPTRFMNDTGFSNQEYGTVFKHYIKYTDLENAASDSVQKIKDWSNTAWAGIESQNKKVIPRVFIVYPNGGEYWPEGVTHGDVTTQWTSDVLKNRLTAFIQKLGQAWDNDPRVAYIELGLWGNWGEHHIWPDKLADGTDRIPLSFQTALGNAAAQAFQNKKVQVRYPDTFQNFNFGFLWDSFALIDDLAGGEGITARNVWRTQVNGGEVAYDWGQKEIQPGDSPNDTLSDPNHRNYVIDWIKKTHTTSLGWIDLYDAGNSAVSQGAALMQKEFGYRFVINQATFSGSVQPGGSMNVAFQVVNKGSAPFYYNWPVEASLLRSDRTVAWKGIFSNVDIRNWMPGDDWNSSTRRYNQAPAVQQVSGTFAIPSNLTAGTYTLALSILDPYGYKPSVRFANTNYYAGGRTPLGKVGIGMDPANQNIAPFDSLKPDNTLSYSLTQTPYDGGYSGGGSTDTQAPSVPGNLAVSGKTSSSISLTWSASTDNVGVTGYDIYRGGALAGSATATSFTDTGLSANTSYSYTVRAKDESGNVSGPSSSVSATTNASGGGTLTSYEAEATNNTLTGAAAVSASTSSSGGSKVGYVGNNDGTLQFNGINVSAPGTYTMTISYLSGEARSAQLRVNGGSPSTVNLPSTGSWTTVGTVQTQIQLNAGNNTIHFSNPTGWAPDFDRIQISGGSVGDTQAPTAPANLSVSGKTSSTVSLTWSASTDNIGVAQYVIYRNGNETGTSAATSFTDSGLNSNTAYTYTVKARDAAGNLSAASVGINVTTIAGGTNSLLLDNFDNSPVWPGTNDLGQWSSANSFVNNVGVIESGALKLQYNNNGWLGSTVSESIGSYSKLVIRIKGASGGEQNHIQLTIGGVTQTLAAFSGDAITTGYKDIAIDLVAKGVNRISPGQLEMSFWHGGNSTVWIDEIRFE